A single genomic interval of Nostoc commune NIES-4072 harbors:
- a CDS encoding beta strand repeat-containing protein, with translation MAYRETIPGIFSQTAHLNQQTDLTNLIKRILIVTRLTFPPNFTGTTGSDSLIGEQLNGSPAIGIDILTQGLIYTRSGDDTIKGTGAGSISNSTQTGSGTGIVNYGSLNTESGKDAIAGIGKGGVGYDFDGNGGIGTGINNSGSLNSGDAEDTITGTGSGGDGGSVDIYGGTGNGGTGTGIYNSDSLDTGDAEDTIIGTGTGGSGSGGYDTAGSGDAGNGIVNGGNLNTGNGKDTITGTGKGGNGGFSGTSGGSGGAGNGIVNSRNLNTGGENDTITGTGTGGSGGTSSKGGGGDGGTGTGINNSGSLNVDDGDDTISGIGTGGIGGGSGGTGTGITNSGNLNTGKGKDTIDGIGTGSIGGTGGLLGGSGSGTGINNSGKLNTEDGEDTITGKGNGGNSSDVPFDNDGAAGIGIANSGSLNTGLGKDAIAGIGIGGIDGSSYGGNGGTGTGIANSSSLNTGEEDDTITGTGTGGTSVSNGTGDISISGAGIGIQNIKNATITTESGNDTITGSGNSSGTKSTAYGIVNDGIIDTGDGSDKLTGQATVTIGGTAYGIYGQGTIKTGNGNDEIIGTSTLNGVQQKVSIGGGINIALGTGNDYFKGFGAGTVDGGDGFDTLDLRAFNRSEVIVSGVTSGNTLNSANISFNNNGNSVSLSTTGFEKFIFADTSLSYSTLANGA, from the coding sequence ATGGCTTATAGAGAAACGATTCCGGGAATTTTTTCCCAGACTGCTCATCTAAATCAGCAAACTGACCTGACTAACCTAATTAAGAGGATTTTGATTGTGACTAGACTTACCTTTCCACCCAATTTCACTGGCACAACTGGTTCCGACAGTTTAATCGGGGAACAGTTAAATGGATCTCCAGCAATAGGTATCGATATTTTAACTCAAGGTTTGATTTATACGCGCTCTGGGGATGACACCATTAAAGGCACGGGTGCTGGTAGCATCAGCAACTCCACTCAGACTGGTAGTGGGACTGGCATTGTTAACTATGGCAGTCTCAATACAGAAAGTGGAAAAGACGCGATCGCTGGCATTGGTAAAGGTGGTGTCGGCTACGACTTCGATGGCAACGGCGGCATTGGCACAGGCATTAATAACAGTGGCAGTCTGAATTCAGGGGACGCAGAAGACACGATCACTGGCACTGGTAGTGGTGGCGACGGTGGCAGCGTTGACATCTACGGCGGCACAGGCAACGGCGGCACAGGCACAGGCATTTATAACAGTGACAGTCTGGATACAGGGGACGCAGAAGACACGATCATCGGCACTGGTACTGGTGGCAGCGGCAGCGGCGGCTACGACACCGCTGGCAGCGGCGACGCTGGCAATGGCATTGTCAACGGTGGCAATCTGAATACAGGGAACGGAAAAGACACGATCACTGGCACTGGTAAAGGTGGCAACGGCGGATTTAGCGGCACTTCCGGCGGCAGCGGCGGCGCTGGCAATGGCATTGTCAACAGTCGCAATCTGAATACGGGGGGCGAAAATGACACGATCACTGGCACTGGTACTGGCGGCAGTGGTGGCACTAGCAGCAAGGGTGGCGGCGGCGACGGCGGTACTGGGACAGGCATTAACAATAGTGGCAGTCTGAATGTAGACGATGGAGATGACACAATCTCTGGCATTGGTACTGGCGGCATCGGCGGCGGCAGCGGCGGTACTGGGACGGGCATCACCAATAGTGGCAATCTGAATACAGGCAAGGGAAAAGACACGATCGACGGCATCGGTACTGGCAGCATCGGCGGTACTGGCGGCCTCCTCGGTGGTAGCGGTAGTGGGACAGGCATCAACAACAGTGGCAAACTCAATACCGAAGATGGGGAAGACACGATCACTGGCAAAGGGAATGGCGGCAATAGCAGCGATGTCCCCTTCGATAACGACGGCGCTGCTGGGATAGGTATCGCTAACAGTGGCAGTCTGAATACAGGGTTGGGCAAAGACGCGATCGCTGGCATCGGTATTGGCGGCATCGATGGCAGCAGCTACGGCGGCAACGGCGGTACTGGGACAGGCATTGCTAACAGTAGCAGTCTAAATACAGGGGAAGAAGACGACACGATTACTGGCACCGGTACTGGCGGCACCAGTGTCAGCAATGGTACTGGCGACATCAGCATTAGTGGTGCTGGAATCGGCATTCAGAACATTAAAAACGCCACCATTACTACAGAGTCGGGTAACGACACAATTACAGGTTCTGGCAACAGTTCTGGAACAAAATCCACCGCTTATGGCATCGTCAACGATGGAATTATTGATACTGGCGATGGTTCTGACAAGCTTACCGGACAAGCGACAGTCACAATTGGTGGTACTGCTTATGGCATTTATGGACAAGGAACCATTAAGACTGGCAATGGCAATGACGAAATTATTGGCACCAGTACCCTAAATGGAGTTCAACAGAAAGTCAGTATCGGTGGCGGCATCAATATTGCTCTCGGCACAGGGAATGACTACTTCAAAGGGTTTGGTGCTGGAACTGTTGATGGCGGAGACGGTTTTGATACCCTCGATCTTAGAGCTTTTAATCGCTCCGAAGTGATCGTATCTGGTGTTACTTCTGGCAATACTCTGAACTCTGCCAACATCAGTTTCAACAACAATGGAAACTCCGTTAGCTTGTCTACCACTGGCTTTGAGAAATTTATCTTTGCAGATACCTCTTTGTCTTACAGCACTTTGGCAAATGGCGCATGA
- a CDS encoding type II toxin-antitoxin system death-on-curing family toxin translates to MQTPKFLTISQVLDIHQRQIQRFGGTSGVRDEGLLDSALAQPQVTFGGELLHPTIHEQAAAYLYHLAMNHPFIDGNKRTAFAVMLTFLNLNCYTFNLSQEQAYNLVIQVVQNEISKEELSAFIELHLQSK, encoded by the coding sequence TTGCAAACTCCTAAATTTTTGACTATTTCTCAAGTCTTAGATATTCACCAACGCCAAATTCAAAGATTTGGTGGAACATCAGGTGTTAGAGACGAAGGTTTGCTAGATTCAGCACTGGCACAACCTCAAGTTACTTTTGGCGGTGAACTTCTCCATCCAACAATTCACGAGCAAGCAGCAGCGTACCTGTACCATTTAGCGATGAACCATCCGTTTATTGATGGCAACAAGCGCACCGCTTTCGCTGTTATGCTTACTTTTTTGAACTTAAATTGTTATACTTTTAACCTATCTCAAGAGCAAGCTTACAATTTAGTGATTCAAGTAGTTCAAAATGAAATATCCAAAGAAGAATTATCTGCATTTATAGAACTGCATCTACAAAGCAAGTAA
- a CDS encoding beta strand repeat-containing protein, with amino-acid sequence MPRLTVPPNFIGTTGSDTLIGEQLNVSVAIGIDILTGGFICTRSGKDTITGIATGTNNLEGSSNGGTGTGIANSGKVNVGDGEDAIAGTGNGGNGGKGIELAPGGNGGSAIGITNTGSLNTENRNDAIAGTGQGGNGGIGGNGGDGGNAIGITNTGSLNTGNGQDTIAGTGQGGNGGSSNESMLIPGDGGAGTGITNTGSLNTGDEEDTITGIGTGGNGGSSGGGNPDDAGAIIGVGGAGTGITNSGNLNTGNGKDKLVGTGNGGNGDSIFGNSGYGGTGTGISNSGTLTTGDGEDTIAGSGTGGNGSNGRNGGGLGGDGIGISNSGKLDTADKEDTITGTGKGGNGGNAGNAGGGDGGAGTGIANSGNLNTGNAKDMIAGIGTGGNGGSAVGSGSGGTGTGISISNNGSLNAGDGEDTITGIGTGGNDINGGVSDGTGCGIGIANSGTLNAGDGEDTITGIGTTGIPNYIYFNVISVTGTGIVNSGTLNAGNGKDAIAGTGTGSNGDNDGNGGAGTAGTGIANSGSLNAGDGEDTITGIGTGGNGGIIRNDGGTGIGITNSGKLDTEDGEDTIIGTGTGGIGNLTSDGIGNVGVGIGIQNTKDATITTGWRNDTITGYGNSLGKNATAYGIVNDGVIDTDNGSDKLTGQATATIGGTAYGIYGQGIIKTGDGNDEIIATSILDGVQQKVSIGGGISIDLGTGDDYFKGFGQATVDGGDGFDTLDLRAFNRSQLLVSGVISGNTLKSANLIFNNNENSISLSTTGFEKFIFADSSFCYSTLANGA; translated from the coding sequence CCACCAAATTTCATTGGCACCACTGGTTCCGACACTTTAATCGGGGAACAGTTAAATGTATCCGTGGCAATTGGCATTGATATTTTAACTGGAGGTTTTATTTGTACGCGCTCAGGAAAAGACACGATTACTGGCATCGCTACAGGCACAAACAACCTCGAAGGTAGCAGCAACGGCGGTACTGGGACAGGCATTGCCAATAGTGGCAAAGTGAATGTAGGCGATGGAGAAGATGCGATCGCAGGCACAGGCAACGGTGGCAACGGCGGCAAGGGGATCGAACTCGCTCCTGGAGGCAATGGTGGTAGTGCGATCGGCATCACCAATACTGGCAGTCTGAATACAGAGAACCGAAACGACGCGATCGCAGGTACTGGTCAGGGCGGCAACGGCGGCATCGGTGGCAACGGCGGCGATGGTGGTAATGCGATCGGCATCACCAATACTGGCAGTCTGAATACAGGCAACGGACAAGACACGATCGCAGGTACTGGTCAGGGCGGCAACGGTGGCAGCAGTAACGAAAGTATGCTGATCCCTGGCGACGGTGGAGCTGGAACTGGCATCACCAATACTGGCAGTCTGAATACAGGGGACGAAGAAGACACGATCACTGGCATCGGTACTGGCGGTAATGGCGGTAGTAGCGGAGGTGGAAATCCTGACGACGCAGGCGCCATAATCGGGGTCGGTGGAGCTGGGACAGGCATCACTAACAGTGGCAATTTGAATACAGGGAACGGAAAAGATAAGCTTGTCGGTACAGGGAATGGCGGCAATGGCGACTCTATTTTTGGTAATAGCGGCTACGGCGGAACTGGGACAGGCATTAGCAACAGTGGCACTCTAACTACTGGGGACGGAGAAGACACGATCGCCGGTAGTGGTACTGGTGGCAACGGCAGCAATGGCCGCAACGGTGGCGGCCTTGGTGGAGATGGCATTGGCATCAGCAACAGTGGCAAACTGGATACGGCAGACAAAGAAGATACGATCACCGGTACAGGGAAGGGCGGCAACGGCGGCAACGCTGGCAATGCGGGAGGTGGTGACGGCGGGGCTGGGACAGGCATCGCCAACAGTGGTAATTTGAATACAGGAAATGCAAAAGACATGATCGCTGGCATCGGTACTGGCGGCAACGGCGGCAGCGCCGTTGGTAGCGGTAGCGGTGGTACTGGCACAGGCATCAGCATCAGCAACAATGGCAGTCTGAATGCAGGAGACGGAGAAGACACAATCACCGGCATTGGTACTGGAGGCAATGACATCAACGGCGGTGTCAGCGACGGCACTGGTTGTGGGATCGGCATCGCTAACAGTGGCACTCTAAATGCAGGAGACGGAGAAGACACAATCACCGGTATAGGTACTACTGGCATCCCCAACTATATCTACTTCAACGTCATCAGCGTTACTGGCACAGGCATCGTTAACAGTGGCACTCTAAATGCAGGGAATGGAAAAGATGCGATCGCCGGTACCGGAACTGGCAGCAACGGCGACAATGATGGCAACGGTGGAGCTGGTACAGCTGGGACAGGCATCGCTAACAGTGGCAGTTTGAATGCAGGGGACGGAGAAGACACAATCACTGGTATCGGTACTGGCGGTAACGGCGGAATCATCCGTAATGACGGCGGAACTGGGATCGGCATCACCAACAGTGGCAAACTGGATACAGAAGACGGAGAAGACACGATTATCGGAACTGGTACTGGTGGCATCGGCAACCTTACTTCTGATGGCATCGGCAACGTCGGTGTTGGAATCGGCATCCAGAACACTAAAGACGCCACCATCACTACAGGGTGGCGCAATGACACGATTACGGGTTATGGAAATAGTTTAGGAAAAAACGCCACCGCCTATGGCATCGTCAACGATGGAGTGATTGATACCGACAATGGTTCTGACAAGCTTACCGGACAGGCTACAGCAACAATTGGTGGTACTGCATACGGCATTTATGGACAAGGAATCATCAAGACTGGCGATGGCAATGACGAAATTATCGCCACCAGTATCCTAGATGGAGTTCAACAAAAAGTCTCTATCGGTGGCGGCATCAGTATTGATTTGGGCACTGGGGATGACTACTTCAAAGGCTTTGGGCAAGCAACTGTTGATGGCGGAGATGGTTTTGATACTCTCGACTTGAGAGCTTTCAATCGCTCTCAACTGCTGGTATCTGGTGTAATTTCTGGCAATACCCTTAAAAGTGCCAACCTCATTTTCAACAACAATGAAAACTCCATTAGCTTATCTACCACTGGCTTTGAGAAATTTATCTTTGCAGATAGTTCTTTCTGCTACAGTACTTTAGCAAACGGGGCATAG